A stretch of Sphingomicrobium flavum DNA encodes these proteins:
- a CDS encoding O-antigen ligase family protein produces MNKQAHLFPQSAVTTRPSTIDRVAGCLAPLTLYVDPTSQIILASSELTEAELAFPFSFVVMPFFLLYVFHQGFHRYFAKVPSTLLAIGLFTLYCLVLSTIVSITRDSDATLYAVQWLVSFFWLPYCLTIMGTPRFQTFIKWFSYGVLFSIFWYFTAAALEYVFYGGLGDDGRMSQNLILPGQYQIAVYVPTVTAISVSLVNAMVIGKLLPMRRATFLIMNGAAFMALLALAAREGVLVYLMTSGLFVMARSPNVRALSIIAAIAIGAAIVVNLNSIFESFAASDLRMLNKIATLQDEEARFSYRDVMIKDAMQIFWWDPTFGSRFLPPTNSHFGDAIHAPSAHNMYVDAFVWTGLFGGVLFCLIMLRFLASSIRMVLSNQGGDEQMAWKLSAIVFIVFLVVSNNTNVPMRQPVVSPLAALMMAICLHSDALRRAAKK; encoded by the coding sequence GTGAACAAGCAGGCACATCTTTTTCCCCAGAGCGCTGTGACGACGCGACCAAGCACTATTGATCGCGTAGCGGGCTGCCTTGCGCCGCTCACACTTTATGTCGACCCGACGAGCCAGATTATCCTCGCGTCGAGCGAGTTGACCGAGGCTGAATTGGCCTTCCCCTTTTCGTTCGTGGTGATGCCGTTCTTCCTGCTTTATGTTTTTCACCAGGGCTTCCATCGCTATTTCGCCAAAGTGCCATCGACGCTGTTGGCTATTGGTCTCTTCACCCTTTATTGTCTCGTCCTATCGACGATCGTGTCGATCACGCGCGATAGCGATGCGACGCTTTACGCGGTGCAGTGGTTAGTCAGTTTCTTCTGGTTGCCATACTGTCTGACTATCATGGGGACGCCCCGGTTTCAGACATTCATCAAGTGGTTTTCCTACGGGGTGCTCTTTTCCATTTTTTGGTATTTTACCGCCGCCGCGCTCGAGTACGTATTCTACGGCGGACTTGGCGATGATGGTCGTATGTCGCAGAACCTTATCCTGCCTGGGCAATATCAGATCGCGGTTTACGTGCCGACTGTCACGGCGATCTCAGTGTCGCTGGTGAATGCGATGGTGATCGGGAAATTGTTGCCGATGCGCCGTGCTACTTTCCTGATCATGAATGGCGCGGCATTCATGGCGCTCTTGGCGTTGGCGGCGCGCGAAGGTGTGCTCGTCTACTTGATGACCAGCGGGCTGTTCGTCATGGCGCGCAGTCCGAACGTCCGCGCGCTGTCGATCATCGCCGCGATCGCGATCGGCGCTGCCATCGTCGTCAATTTGAACTCAATTTTTGAAAGCTTTGCAGCATCCGACCTTCGCATGCTGAACAAGATAGCGACCTTGCAGGACGAAGAGGCGCGCTTTTCATATCGCGACGTCATGATCAAGGACGCGATGCAGATTTTCTGGTGGGATCCGACATTCGGTTCTCGCTTCCTGCCGCCGACCAATAGTCACTTCGGCGATGCTATCCACGCGCCGTCCGCGCATAACATGTATGTCGATGCATTTGTGTGGACGGGGCTATTCGGCGGCGTGCTGTTCTGCCTCATCATGCTGCGCTTCCTAGCCTCGTCGATCCGCATGGTCCTGTCGAACCAGGGCGGCGATGAGCAAATGGCATGGAAGCTCAGCGCCATCGTCTTCATCGTTTTTCTCGTGGTTTCGAACAATACCAACGTGCCGATGCGACAGCCGGTCGTCTCGCCGCTGGCCGCACTCATGATGGCGATCTGCCTTCATAGTGACGCACTGCGGCGAGCCGCCAAGAAGTAA
- a CDS encoding acyltransferase: protein MKYFLIVTAEVMSTIIFSLPRYRLFNAIKAIYLNLVWGAKIGRRVIFYSGVRIFPGQDLVIGDDVNISKGCQVYTKGGVTIGDRTMIGFNTIILAGNHHVPPGRQRMFGKGFDRSPVTIGPDVWIGCNCSILAGATIGEGAIVAAGSVVSKNVEPFTIVGGVPAKKIRDRA, encoded by the coding sequence ATGAAATATTTCCTGATCGTCACGGCCGAGGTCATGTCGACGATAATATTCTCTTTGCCGAGATACCGGCTCTTCAACGCGATCAAGGCGATCTACCTTAATCTCGTCTGGGGCGCGAAGATCGGTCGCCGGGTGATCTTCTATTCGGGCGTGCGCATTTTTCCGGGGCAGGACCTCGTCATTGGCGACGACGTCAACATCTCCAAGGGGTGCCAAGTCTACACCAAGGGCGGCGTCACGATCGGCGATCGCACGATGATTGGTTTCAACACAATCATCCTCGCCGGCAATCACCACGTGCCGCCTGGACGCCAGCGCATGTTCGGAAAGGGCTTCGATCGCTCACCGGTCACCATTGGCCCCGACGTATGGATCGGCTGCAACTGTTCGATCCTCGCGGGAGCGACCATAGGGGAAGGGGCGATCGTCGCAGCCGGATCGGTCGTCTCCAAGAATGTCGAACCGTTCACTATTGTGGGTGGCGTTCCCGCCAAGAAAATACGCGATCGCGCGTGA
- the wecC gene encoding UDP-N-acetyl-D-mannosamine dehydrogenase gives MKRAFKIVSVVGLGYIGLPTAAMFASRKVKVIGVDVNESTVATINEGRVHIVEPDLDIVVRSVVESGHLRATTMPEAADAFMIAVPTPFKGDHEPDLTYIEKASKAIAPVLKSGDLVVLESTSPVGATEQMAAWLAEARPDLTFPQDAGEESDIRIAHCPERVLPGKVMQELIHNDRVIGGMTPACSAAAVDLYGIFVQGDCVITNARTAEMAKLTENSFRDVNIAFANELSIICDTLNIDVWELIALANRHPRVNILQPGPGVGGHCIAVDPWFIVSKTPDQARLIRTAREVNDGKPDWVLAKVEEALAAIDKPRSDIVIACYGLAFKPDIDDLRESPALDIARRLADRHEGHLLLVEPNIEALPTVFRSNARLATIAEAADSDMHIILVDHSSFKGLNPDGALIDTRGLVGRGA, from the coding sequence ATGAAACGCGCCTTCAAAATCGTGTCGGTGGTGGGGCTTGGCTATATCGGCCTGCCGACCGCGGCCATGTTCGCCAGCCGCAAGGTCAAGGTGATCGGCGTCGATGTGAACGAAAGCACGGTAGCGACCATCAACGAGGGCCGCGTTCATATCGTCGAGCCCGATCTGGACATCGTGGTGCGCTCGGTCGTCGAAAGCGGTCATTTGCGCGCGACGACCATGCCAGAAGCGGCCGACGCCTTCATGATTGCGGTGCCGACCCCATTCAAGGGCGATCATGAGCCCGATCTTACTTATATTGAGAAAGCGTCGAAGGCGATCGCGCCGGTGTTGAAATCGGGTGATCTCGTCGTCCTGGAATCCACCTCCCCCGTCGGTGCGACCGAACAGATGGCGGCATGGTTGGCCGAAGCGCGTCCCGACCTCACTTTCCCGCAGGATGCTGGCGAAGAAAGCGATATCCGCATCGCCCATTGTCCAGAGCGTGTGCTGCCGGGCAAGGTGATGCAGGAACTCATCCACAATGACCGCGTGATCGGCGGGATGACCCCGGCATGTTCGGCAGCCGCGGTCGATCTTTATGGCATCTTCGTGCAGGGCGACTGCGTGATAACCAATGCGCGCACCGCCGAAATGGCCAAACTGACGGAAAACAGCTTCCGCGATGTCAACATCGCCTTTGCCAATGAATTGTCGATCATCTGCGACACGCTGAATATCGATGTGTGGGAATTGATCGCGCTTGCCAATCGCCACCCGCGCGTCAACATCCTGCAGCCGGGCCCGGGCGTTGGCGGTCACTGCATCGCGGTCGATCCCTGGTTCATCGTGTCGAAAACGCCCGACCAGGCGCGCCTCATCCGCACCGCGCGCGAGGTCAATGACGGCAAGCCCGACTGGGTGCTCGCCAAGGTGGAAGAAGCGCTGGCCGCGATCGACAAGCCGCGCAGCGACATCGTGATCGCCTGCTACGGTCTGGCCTTCAAGCCCGATATCGACGATCTGCGCGAAAGCCCTGCCCTCGACATCGCGCGCCGCCTTGCCGACCGCCACGAAGGCCACCTCCTGCTGGTCGAGCCGAATATCGAAGCCTTGCCCACTGTCTTTCGAAGTAATGCGCGTCTAGCTACGATCGCGGAGGCCGCAGATTCGGACATGCATATCATCCTCGTCGACCACAGCAGTTTCAAAGGGCTCAATCCCGACGGTGCGTTGATCGACACACGCGGGCTTGTCGGTCGCGGCGCGTGA